ACGCGCGCGCGCGTCAGGTCCGATACATCCGAGGAGTTATTCAGTACGCGGGAGACGGTCGAAATGGCCACGCCGGCCCGCTCCGCCACATTGTAGATGGTCGCTTTCTGTTTGCCGTGCTGCATCAGGG
Above is a genomic segment from Rhodothermales bacterium containing:
- a CDS encoding LacI family DNA-binding transcriptional regulator, translating into MSLMQHGKQKATIYNVAERAGVAISTVSRVLNNSSDVSDLTRARV